In Gammaproteobacteria bacterium, the genomic stretch CGTAACTCCAAAGTCAGTAGCGCCTCTATCAGTAAATGGCTCGACAAAGGCTTGAAACGAGGCAAAGCCTTTGTGGGCAACAAAAACGGAAACGCCAAAAAAGCTCTAAAACGCGCCTCCAACCACATAGAAGCCACCTACTCCTATCCCTACCAGAACCACGCCACCATGGAACCCATGAACGCCACGGCTTTATGGAATGAAGACCGATGCGAAGTTTGGTGCCCTACCCAAAATGGCGAGGCGGCGCTGGAGGCCACAGCAAAAGCAGCCGGCCTGCCCATAGAAAAATGCGAAGTCTATAAAATTCATTTGGGTGGAGGCTTTGGGCGCCGTGGCGCTTTTCACGATTTTGTCACCCAGGCCGTTTCCATTGCCAAACAAATACCCGGCACTCCCGTTAAATTATTGTGGAGCCGTGAGGAAGACATGCAACACGGTCACTACCACCCGATTACCAAGTGCAAACTGAGCGGCGGTTTTGACAAAAAAGGTAACTTGACCAGCTTACGCGTGCGCATATCCGGACAATCCATACTGGCCTCAGTGTTCCCGCATATGCTCGCCAAAGGCGCCGATATGATCACTTTCCAGGGCTTATTGCCGGACGGGGATCACGCCATCAGCTATAGTATCCCCCACTTACTGGTGGAACACGCTATGCGCAATCCGCCGGTACCACCGGGGTTCTGGCGCGCGGTCAACATGAATCAGAACGCCATATACATGGAATGTTTTATGGACGAACTGGCTCATGCCGCCGGCAAAGACCCTTTGGAGTTTCGCCGTCAATTAATGACCAAACATCCCAAAAGCCTGGCAGTACTCAATGCCGTCGCGGAAAAAGCCGGTTGGGGCACACCCGCCGGTGAAGGTATTTTCCGTGGCCTGGCCGTATGTAATACCTTCGGCAGCTTTGTGGCCGCCTGCGCGGAAGTTTCGGTGGACCCGGAAGGTAAACTGAAAATTCATCGCATTGTTGCCGCCACCGATCCGGGTTACGCGGTAAACCCGCAGCAAATTGAAGCCCAAGTCGAAGGATCCTTTGTCTACGGATTGTCTGCTCTGCTCTATGGCGAATGCACTATTAACAGTGGCGCGGTGGAGCAAAGCAACTTTAATGATTACCCTTCCTTGTTAATGGCAGAGATGCCCAAGGTGGAAACCATTGTCATGCCTTCCGGGGGATTCTGGGGCGGAATCGGCGAACCCACCATTGCGGTTGCGGCTCCGGCGGTGCTTAATGCCATTTTTGCGGCCACCGGCAAACGGATACGTGAAATACCGTTGAAACACGCAAACTTAAGCCATAGCTGAGCCTGTGACGGCACGATTTTTTAACCGCAATTAGGCACTAAAAAAAACACCAAAACATATTCCCTTCGAACTTAAATTTTGAAATAATCTTCATACGTAACCCGCCCCGGAATACTTACCACCAACTTAAATTTCATCTGGATTTACCATTATGCGCAGTGTTCGCTACTCACTCCTTTTTCTTACAGTACTGATAACTATCATGTCAATTGGCTGTGGCTACGAACCGGAATATACCGAATCCGATAGTTTACTTTACCAACAAGCATTGGCGAACTACCAAGCCGACAACTACGAACCGGCCAAGACCCAATTTTTGGCGCTTATAGATCAATACCCTCAAAGTATTTATATCGACAATGCCAATTACTACATAGCACGTTGCTATCATGAACTGCAGGATTTTGCGACAGCGAGAAATTTATACACAGCCTATCCCGGCCTTTTCCCCGCCAGTGTCTATGTAGACAATGCCGTATTCTACCATGCCAAGTCTTTTTATGACGAAGCAAAACTACAAATCCAACCCCAAGCCGAGTTCGATTTGTTGCAAAACGCGGCGAACGGATTCCTGGACTACATTACCACTTTCAGCCTGGAATCCTTATTGGATGACGCTCAGTATTACCTGGGCCGCAGCCTGCACACACAGGCAGAGATGCTACAAACCAATCCTTCCCTATCCATCACCCTGGCATCTGACCTGTTTATCAACGCAAGACACTATTACGACACGCTGATCGCCGACCCACTGAGCGTTTATAACGACAACGCCCAATACTTTAAAGGACAGAGCTTCCACGAAGAAGGGCTTTATGCGGATGCCAGATTGGAATACATAAAACTGGTCACCACAGGCACCAGCAACTGGTCGGATGATGCACAATACCAGATAGGGAAAACATTCTATGATGAAGCATCGAGCACCGCGGATGCCAATACGGCAACCTCATTGTATGACAGCGCAATTGTTGAATTCACCGCTTTGATCACCTCTATTAACCCAATCTTCAATAACAGCAACCGTCTGGACAGCGCTTACTACTTCGAAGGACGTAGCCTGCAACAACAAGCCGAGCTGATCACTGCAGGGAACGTTAACGGAGATTTTACCAGTAAGTATGTACAAGCACGTACAGCATTCCAAGAATTGGTTAGCCGGTTTCCACTGAGTATTTGGGCTGATAATGCCCTGTATCAATCAGGTTCCAGCTATTACGATGAGGCAACTCTGGCACAGAACAACCAGGATTTTGCCGTGATGAAAGACCGAATCAGTTTGGCTGTCTTACAATTTTCCACTTTATTATCCAATACAGTATATTCGCGCTCCAATAGCGCTGATAACGCCCGCTATTATCTGGGCAAAAGCTACCAAATGATCTATAGCCTGCCGACCGTGGAACGCAGCGGTATTTACAACAATCTGGATTTGGCCCAAGTGACCCTGGACTGGGCCCGGGACACATTCATCACATTAGCTCAGGATTTTCCCCAAAGTAACTGGGTTGATAACGCCTATTATGAAATTGGCACGATTTACCAATTGGAAGCACCCAC encodes the following:
- a CDS encoding molybdopterin-dependent oxidoreductase codes for the protein MKPDDQPIPISRREFLVRSSAVGAGLAGFSLGLYIPFHSSQLAAAAGVKVEAMVPPEVNAWVVIQPDDTVIIRIARSEMGQGSLTGLAQLVAEELECDWSKVKTEYPTPGQNLARDKVWRSFSTGGSRGIRDSHLYVRKGGAAARHMLMEAAAEQWEVPMDECQAVNSVITHIPSGRHTTYGQVAAAAAQLFPPEHVTLKEPKDWKLIGKPVKRLDTVDKLNGKQIFGADVSLPGMLNAAIKACPVFGGKLKSFDAKIVSNMAGVRHILPVEDNAVAVIADTWWQAHTALQALPINWSKGRNSKVSSASISKWLDKGLKRGKAFVGNKNGNAKKALKRASNHIEATYSYPYQNHATMEPMNATALWNEDRCEVWCPTQNGEAALEATAKAAGLPIEKCEVYKIHLGGGFGRRGAFHDFVTQAVSIAKQIPGTPVKLLWSREEDMQHGHYHPITKCKLSGGFDKKGNLTSLRVRISGQSILASVFPHMLAKGADMITFQGLLPDGDHAISYSIPHLLVEHAMRNPPVPPGFWRAVNMNQNAIYMECFMDELAHAAGKDPLEFRRQLMTKHPKSLAVLNAVAEKAGWGTPAGEGIFRGLAVCNTFGSFVAACAEVSVDPEGKLKIHRIVAATDPGYAVNPQQIEAQVEGSFVYGLSALLYGECTINSGAVEQSNFNDYPSLLMAEMPKVETIVMPSGGFWGGIGEPTIAVAAPAVLNAIFAATGKRIREIPLKHANLSHS
- the bamD gene encoding outer membrane protein assembly factor BamD — its product is MSIGCGYEPEYTESDSLLYQQALANYQADNYEPAKTQFLALIDQYPQSIYIDNANYYIARCYHELQDFATARNLYTAYPGLFPASVYVDNAVFYHAKSFYDEAKLQIQPQAEFDLLQNAANGFLDYITTFSLESLLDDAQYYLGRSLHTQAEMLQTNPSLSITLASDLFINARHYYDTLIADPLSVYNDNAQYFKGQSFHEEGLYADARLEYIKLVTTGTSNWSDDAQYQIGKTFYDEASSTADANTATSLYDSAIVEFTALITSINPIFNNSNRLDSAYYFEGRSLQQQAELITAGNVNGDFTSKYVQARTAFQELVSRFPLSIWADNALYQSGSSYYDEATLAQNNQDFAVMKDRISLAVLQFSTLLSNTVYSRSNSADNARYYLGKSYQMIYSLPTVERSGIYNNLDLAQVTLDWARDTFITLAQDFPQSNWVDNAYYEIGTIYQLEAPTAIDPVAGFNQALHYYNLVVRNYAGSIREDNAVYNMGEIYHYTGYCAAEKATLDYALTLPTLSQTLADDINTNHFAELTTALATAPPTPNGSHLCDNTNFAGIDTTYF